The proteins below come from a single Gossypium raimondii isolate GPD5lz chromosome 2, ASM2569854v1, whole genome shotgun sequence genomic window:
- the LOC105789354 gene encoding ubiquitin carboxyl-terminal hydrolase 20 isoform X3 → METQTYTDKPNDLSPSQIDQVPSLVPDSLSGSSSFSPMVAVNDSLDLATMLESFLEDETAVNPEGLNVLSLTYQQPPSSSSDEYELSQILALLPYDSKQPHDPWVPSNEGFRIANEPTGVGAGLENLGNTCFINAVLQCFTHTVPFVLGLRSLNHHEKPCHHISPSFERYQQEDAHEFLQCLLNRLEECCLDLKLKDDCSSSPDICLVKKVFGGQLVSKLCCCNCGHISYSYEPLIDLNLEIEDVDTLLSALESFTKVEKIDDLVAKFRCENCEDKVSVEKQLMLDQAPSVAAFHLKRFKTKATYVKKIDKHVVFPLELDLQPYTNVNQTSNNEELKYQLYAVVMHSGYNPTSGHYVCYIRSSPDTWHNLNDSIVTSVEEGEVLSQEAYILFYVREGIPWFSTAIEVQKPCTDLGTSDPSPKSVLDNTVCVSDLQPVNNTDANGYESKVVADETSIQFSCETQLMLELDEPCVVTKGISGPLSESKPKSIDLSDDSPISISTASNLGENNSNQSTFPRMPFRSQLPVHTPLFRSKEKKCAIIRRRAVNRPRVLHRRSEAMRHVKRMLNQRGMKSMALLALQPVGKMKRRR, encoded by the exons ATGGAAACCCAAACGTATACTGATAAACCAAATGATCTTTCTCCTTCTCAAATCGATCAGGTTCCGTCTCTAGTGCCCGATTCTTTATCTGGGTCATCATCTTTTTCTCCAATGGTGGCTGTTAATGATTCCCTTGATCTTGCCACCATGTTAGAAAGCTTCCTCGAAGATGAAACGGCGGTGAATCCTGAAGGTCTGAACGTGCTTTCGTTAACGTATCAACAACCCCCTTCGTCTTCTTCTGATGAATACGAATTGTCTCAGATTCTAGCTTTACTACCTTATGATTCTAAGCAACCCCATGATCCTTGGGTTCCTTCTAATGAAGGTTTTAGAATTGCAAATGAACCAACTGGAGtg GGTGCAGGGCTGGAAAATTTGGGTAACACGTGTTTTATCAATGCCGTGTTACAATGTTTTACTCATACTGTTCCTTTTGTTTTGGGTCTTCGGTCTTTGAATCATCATGAGAAGCCTTGTCATC ATATCTCACCTAGTTTCGAGAGATATCAACAAGAGGATGCTCACGAGTTCCTTCAGTGCTTGTTAAATAGGCTTGAAGAATGTTGCTTGGACTTAAAGCTAAAGGATGATTGTTCGTCTTCTCCGGATATTTGCTTAGTTAAGAAGGTTTTTGGTGGTCAACTTGTTAGCAAA CTATGCTGTTGCAATTGTGGTCACATTTCTTACAGTTACGAGCCCTTGATTGATTTGAATTTGGAGATCGAAGATGTTGACACCCTTCTGAGTGCTTTAGAGTCTTTCACCAAGGTGGAAAAGATAGATGATCTGGTTGCAAAGTTCAGGTGTGAGAATTGTGAAGACAAGGTGTCTGTTGAAAAACAACTTATGCTAGACCAGGCTCCTTCGGTTGCAGCATTCCACTTGAAGAGATTTAAGACTAAAGCAACCTACGTCAAGAAGATCGACAAGCACGTTGTTTTCCCATTAGAGTTGGATTTGCAGCCTTACACTAATGTCAATCAGACAAGTAATAAT GAGGAACTGAAGTATCAGTTATATGCAGTCGTGATGCACTCTGGATACAACCCTACTTCAGGACATTACGTTTGTTACATTCGGTCCTCTCCAGATACGTGGCATAATTTGAATGATTCAATC GTTACTAGTGTTGAGGAAGGAGAAGTGCTTTCTCAAGAAGCCTACATTTTGTTCTATGTTAGGGAGGGTATACCTTGGTTTTCAACTGCAATAGAAGTACAAAAGCCTTGTACAGACCTTGGTACTTCTGATCCTTCACCAAAATCCGTTCTTGATAATACTGTATGCGTCTCCGATCTCCAACCAGTAAATAATACCGATGCCAATGGCTATGAATCTAAAGTTGTTGCTGATGAAACTTCAATTCAGTTCTCTTGTGAAACACAATTGATGCTTGAGCTTGATGAACCATGTGTTGTTACCAAGGGGATTTCCGGACCACTTAGTGAATCCAAGCCAAAGTCTATTGATTTGAGCGATGATAGTCCGATAAGTATATCTACTGCATCCAATCTTGGGGAAAACAACAGCAATCAGAGTACTTTCCCTCGAATGCCATTCAGATCTCAATTACCAG TACACACTCCACTTTTCCGTTCGAAAGAGAAGAAGTGTGCCATTATTCGAAGAAGAGCAGTCAATAGGCCTAGGGTGCTTCATAGAAGAAGTGAAGCAATGAGACATGTTAAAAGAATGTTGAATCAACGAGGTATGAAATCCATGGCTCTGTTGGCTTTACAACCTGTTGGTAAAATGAAGAGAAGAAGATGA
- the LOC105789354 gene encoding ubiquitin carboxyl-terminal hydrolase 20 isoform X1 — translation METQTYTDKPNDLSPSQIDQVPSLVPDSLSGSSSFSPMVAVNDSLDLATMLESFLEDETAVNPEGLNVLSLTYQQPPSSSSDEYELSQILALLPYDSKQPHDPWVPSNEGFRIANEPTGVGAGLENLGNTCFINAVLQCFTHTVPFVLGLRSLNHHEKPCHRNINSFCLLCAVHDHIELSLNSSGGVVSPSKIFDNLSYISPSFERYQQEDAHEFLQCLLNRLEECCLDLKLKDDCSSSPDICLVKKVFGGQLVSKLCCCNCGHISYSYEPLIDLNLEIEDVDTLLSALESFTKVEKIDDLVAKFRCENCEDKVSVEKQLMLDQAPSVAAFHLKRFKTKATYVKKIDKHVVFPLELDLQPYTNVNQTSNNEELKYQLYAVVMHSGYNPTSGHYVCYIRSSPDTWHNLNDSIVTSVEEGEVLSQEAYILFYVREGIPWFSTAIEVQKPCTDLGTSDPSPKSVLDNTVCVSDLQPVNNTDANGYESKVVADETSIQFSCETQLMLELDEPCVVTKGISGPLSESKPKSIDLSDDSPISISTASNLGENNSNQSTFPRMPFRSQLPVHTPLFRSKEKKCAIIRRRAVNRPRVLHRRSEAMRHVKRMLNQRGMKSMALLALQPVGKMKRRR, via the exons ATGGAAACCCAAACGTATACTGATAAACCAAATGATCTTTCTCCTTCTCAAATCGATCAGGTTCCGTCTCTAGTGCCCGATTCTTTATCTGGGTCATCATCTTTTTCTCCAATGGTGGCTGTTAATGATTCCCTTGATCTTGCCACCATGTTAGAAAGCTTCCTCGAAGATGAAACGGCGGTGAATCCTGAAGGTCTGAACGTGCTTTCGTTAACGTATCAACAACCCCCTTCGTCTTCTTCTGATGAATACGAATTGTCTCAGATTCTAGCTTTACTACCTTATGATTCTAAGCAACCCCATGATCCTTGGGTTCCTTCTAATGAAGGTTTTAGAATTGCAAATGAACCAACTGGAGtg GGTGCAGGGCTGGAAAATTTGGGTAACACGTGTTTTATCAATGCCGTGTTACAATGTTTTACTCATACTGTTCCTTTTGTTTTGGGTCTTCGGTCTTTGAATCATCATGAGAAGCCTTGTCATC GGAATATTAATAGCTTTTGTTTACTTTGTGCTGTTCATGATCACATTGAGCTTTCATTGAATTCATCTGGAGGAGTTGTTTCACCATCtaaaatttttgacaatttgagct ATATCTCACCTAGTTTCGAGAGATATCAACAAGAGGATGCTCACGAGTTCCTTCAGTGCTTGTTAAATAGGCTTGAAGAATGTTGCTTGGACTTAAAGCTAAAGGATGATTGTTCGTCTTCTCCGGATATTTGCTTAGTTAAGAAGGTTTTTGGTGGTCAACTTGTTAGCAAA CTATGCTGTTGCAATTGTGGTCACATTTCTTACAGTTACGAGCCCTTGATTGATTTGAATTTGGAGATCGAAGATGTTGACACCCTTCTGAGTGCTTTAGAGTCTTTCACCAAGGTGGAAAAGATAGATGATCTGGTTGCAAAGTTCAGGTGTGAGAATTGTGAAGACAAGGTGTCTGTTGAAAAACAACTTATGCTAGACCAGGCTCCTTCGGTTGCAGCATTCCACTTGAAGAGATTTAAGACTAAAGCAACCTACGTCAAGAAGATCGACAAGCACGTTGTTTTCCCATTAGAGTTGGATTTGCAGCCTTACACTAATGTCAATCAGACAAGTAATAAT GAGGAACTGAAGTATCAGTTATATGCAGTCGTGATGCACTCTGGATACAACCCTACTTCAGGACATTACGTTTGTTACATTCGGTCCTCTCCAGATACGTGGCATAATTTGAATGATTCAATC GTTACTAGTGTTGAGGAAGGAGAAGTGCTTTCTCAAGAAGCCTACATTTTGTTCTATGTTAGGGAGGGTATACCTTGGTTTTCAACTGCAATAGAAGTACAAAAGCCTTGTACAGACCTTGGTACTTCTGATCCTTCACCAAAATCCGTTCTTGATAATACTGTATGCGTCTCCGATCTCCAACCAGTAAATAATACCGATGCCAATGGCTATGAATCTAAAGTTGTTGCTGATGAAACTTCAATTCAGTTCTCTTGTGAAACACAATTGATGCTTGAGCTTGATGAACCATGTGTTGTTACCAAGGGGATTTCCGGACCACTTAGTGAATCCAAGCCAAAGTCTATTGATTTGAGCGATGATAGTCCGATAAGTATATCTACTGCATCCAATCTTGGGGAAAACAACAGCAATCAGAGTACTTTCCCTCGAATGCCATTCAGATCTCAATTACCAG TACACACTCCACTTTTCCGTTCGAAAGAGAAGAAGTGTGCCATTATTCGAAGAAGAGCAGTCAATAGGCCTAGGGTGCTTCATAGAAGAAGTGAAGCAATGAGACATGTTAAAAGAATGTTGAATCAACGAGGTATGAAATCCATGGCTCTGTTGGCTTTACAACCTGTTGGTAAAATGAAGAGAAGAAGATGA
- the LOC105789354 gene encoding ubiquitin carboxyl-terminal hydrolase 20 isoform X2: METQTYTDKPNDLSPSQIDQVPSLVPDSLSGSSSFSPMVAVNDSLDLATMLESFLEDETAVNPEGLNVLSLTYQQPPSSSSDEYELSQILALLPYDSKQPHDPWVPSNEGFRIANEPTGVGAGLENLGNTCFINAVLQCFTHTVPFVLGLRSLNHHEKPCHRNINSFCLLCAVHDHIELSLNSSGGVVSPSKIFDNLSYISPSFERYQQEDAHEFLQCLLNRLEECCLDLKLKDDCSSSPDICLVKKVFGGQLVSKLCCCNCGHISYSYEPLIDLNLEIEDVDTLLSALESFTKVEKIDDLVAKFRCENCEDKVSVEKQLMLDQAPSVAAFHLKRFKTKATYVKKIDKHVVFPLELDLQPYTNVNQTSNNEELKYQLYAVVMHSGYNPTSGHYVCYIRSSPDTWHNLNDSIVTSVEEGEVLSQEAYILFYVREGIPWFSTAIEVQKPCTDLGTSDPSPKSVLDNTFSCETQLMLELDEPCVVTKGISGPLSESKPKSIDLSDDSPISISTASNLGENNSNQSTFPRMPFRSQLPVHTPLFRSKEKKCAIIRRRAVNRPRVLHRRSEAMRHVKRMLNQRGMKSMALLALQPVGKMKRRR, encoded by the exons ATGGAAACCCAAACGTATACTGATAAACCAAATGATCTTTCTCCTTCTCAAATCGATCAGGTTCCGTCTCTAGTGCCCGATTCTTTATCTGGGTCATCATCTTTTTCTCCAATGGTGGCTGTTAATGATTCCCTTGATCTTGCCACCATGTTAGAAAGCTTCCTCGAAGATGAAACGGCGGTGAATCCTGAAGGTCTGAACGTGCTTTCGTTAACGTATCAACAACCCCCTTCGTCTTCTTCTGATGAATACGAATTGTCTCAGATTCTAGCTTTACTACCTTATGATTCTAAGCAACCCCATGATCCTTGGGTTCCTTCTAATGAAGGTTTTAGAATTGCAAATGAACCAACTGGAGtg GGTGCAGGGCTGGAAAATTTGGGTAACACGTGTTTTATCAATGCCGTGTTACAATGTTTTACTCATACTGTTCCTTTTGTTTTGGGTCTTCGGTCTTTGAATCATCATGAGAAGCCTTGTCATC GGAATATTAATAGCTTTTGTTTACTTTGTGCTGTTCATGATCACATTGAGCTTTCATTGAATTCATCTGGAGGAGTTGTTTCACCATCtaaaatttttgacaatttgagct ATATCTCACCTAGTTTCGAGAGATATCAACAAGAGGATGCTCACGAGTTCCTTCAGTGCTTGTTAAATAGGCTTGAAGAATGTTGCTTGGACTTAAAGCTAAAGGATGATTGTTCGTCTTCTCCGGATATTTGCTTAGTTAAGAAGGTTTTTGGTGGTCAACTTGTTAGCAAA CTATGCTGTTGCAATTGTGGTCACATTTCTTACAGTTACGAGCCCTTGATTGATTTGAATTTGGAGATCGAAGATGTTGACACCCTTCTGAGTGCTTTAGAGTCTTTCACCAAGGTGGAAAAGATAGATGATCTGGTTGCAAAGTTCAGGTGTGAGAATTGTGAAGACAAGGTGTCTGTTGAAAAACAACTTATGCTAGACCAGGCTCCTTCGGTTGCAGCATTCCACTTGAAGAGATTTAAGACTAAAGCAACCTACGTCAAGAAGATCGACAAGCACGTTGTTTTCCCATTAGAGTTGGATTTGCAGCCTTACACTAATGTCAATCAGACAAGTAATAAT GAGGAACTGAAGTATCAGTTATATGCAGTCGTGATGCACTCTGGATACAACCCTACTTCAGGACATTACGTTTGTTACATTCGGTCCTCTCCAGATACGTGGCATAATTTGAATGATTCAATC GTTACTAGTGTTGAGGAAGGAGAAGTGCTTTCTCAAGAAGCCTACATTTTGTTCTATGTTAGGGAGGGTATACCTTGGTTTTCAACTGCAATAGAAGTACAAAAGCCTTGTACAGACCTTGGTACTTCTGATCCTTCACCAAAATCCGTTCTTGATAATACT TTCTCTTGTGAAACACAATTGATGCTTGAGCTTGATGAACCATGTGTTGTTACCAAGGGGATTTCCGGACCACTTAGTGAATCCAAGCCAAAGTCTATTGATTTGAGCGATGATAGTCCGATAAGTATATCTACTGCATCCAATCTTGGGGAAAACAACAGCAATCAGAGTACTTTCCCTCGAATGCCATTCAGATCTCAATTACCAG TACACACTCCACTTTTCCGTTCGAAAGAGAAGAAGTGTGCCATTATTCGAAGAAGAGCAGTCAATAGGCCTAGGGTGCTTCATAGAAGAAGTGAAGCAATGAGACATGTTAAAAGAATGTTGAATCAACGAGGTATGAAATCCATGGCTCTGTTGGCTTTACAACCTGTTGGTAAAATGAAGAGAAGAAGATGA
- the LOC105789354 gene encoding ubiquitin carboxyl-terminal hydrolase 20 isoform X4: METQTYTDKPNDLSPSQIDQVPSLVPDSLSGSSSFSPMVAVNDSLDLATMLESFLEDETAVNPEGLNVLSLTYQQPPSSSSDEYELSQILALLPYDSKQPHDPWVPSNEGFRIANEPTGVGAGLENLGNTCFINAVLQCFTHTVPFVLGLRSLNHHEKPCHRNINSFCLLCAVHDHIELSLNSSGGVVSPSKIFDNLSYISPSFERYQQEDAHEFLQCLLNRLEECCLDLKLKDDCSSSPDICLVKKVFGGQLVSKLCCCNCGHISYSYEPLIDLNLEIEDVDTLLSALESFTKVEKIDDLVAKFRCENCEDKVSVEKQLMLDQAPSVAAFHLKRFKTKATYVKKIDKHVVFPLELDLQPYTNVNQTSNNEELKYQLYAVVMHSGYNPTSGHYVCYIRSSPDTWHNLNDSIVTSVEEGEVLSQEAYILFYVREGIPWFSTAIEVQKPCTDLGTSDPSPKSVLDNTVCVSDLQPVNNTDANGYESKVVADETSIQFSCETQLMLELDEPCVVTKGISGPLSESKPKSIDLSDDSPISISTASNLGENNSNQSTFPRMPFRSQLPG, translated from the exons ATGGAAACCCAAACGTATACTGATAAACCAAATGATCTTTCTCCTTCTCAAATCGATCAGGTTCCGTCTCTAGTGCCCGATTCTTTATCTGGGTCATCATCTTTTTCTCCAATGGTGGCTGTTAATGATTCCCTTGATCTTGCCACCATGTTAGAAAGCTTCCTCGAAGATGAAACGGCGGTGAATCCTGAAGGTCTGAACGTGCTTTCGTTAACGTATCAACAACCCCCTTCGTCTTCTTCTGATGAATACGAATTGTCTCAGATTCTAGCTTTACTACCTTATGATTCTAAGCAACCCCATGATCCTTGGGTTCCTTCTAATGAAGGTTTTAGAATTGCAAATGAACCAACTGGAGtg GGTGCAGGGCTGGAAAATTTGGGTAACACGTGTTTTATCAATGCCGTGTTACAATGTTTTACTCATACTGTTCCTTTTGTTTTGGGTCTTCGGTCTTTGAATCATCATGAGAAGCCTTGTCATC GGAATATTAATAGCTTTTGTTTACTTTGTGCTGTTCATGATCACATTGAGCTTTCATTGAATTCATCTGGAGGAGTTGTTTCACCATCtaaaatttttgacaatttgagct ATATCTCACCTAGTTTCGAGAGATATCAACAAGAGGATGCTCACGAGTTCCTTCAGTGCTTGTTAAATAGGCTTGAAGAATGTTGCTTGGACTTAAAGCTAAAGGATGATTGTTCGTCTTCTCCGGATATTTGCTTAGTTAAGAAGGTTTTTGGTGGTCAACTTGTTAGCAAA CTATGCTGTTGCAATTGTGGTCACATTTCTTACAGTTACGAGCCCTTGATTGATTTGAATTTGGAGATCGAAGATGTTGACACCCTTCTGAGTGCTTTAGAGTCTTTCACCAAGGTGGAAAAGATAGATGATCTGGTTGCAAAGTTCAGGTGTGAGAATTGTGAAGACAAGGTGTCTGTTGAAAAACAACTTATGCTAGACCAGGCTCCTTCGGTTGCAGCATTCCACTTGAAGAGATTTAAGACTAAAGCAACCTACGTCAAGAAGATCGACAAGCACGTTGTTTTCCCATTAGAGTTGGATTTGCAGCCTTACACTAATGTCAATCAGACAAGTAATAAT GAGGAACTGAAGTATCAGTTATATGCAGTCGTGATGCACTCTGGATACAACCCTACTTCAGGACATTACGTTTGTTACATTCGGTCCTCTCCAGATACGTGGCATAATTTGAATGATTCAATC GTTACTAGTGTTGAGGAAGGAGAAGTGCTTTCTCAAGAAGCCTACATTTTGTTCTATGTTAGGGAGGGTATACCTTGGTTTTCAACTGCAATAGAAGTACAAAAGCCTTGTACAGACCTTGGTACTTCTGATCCTTCACCAAAATCCGTTCTTGATAATACTGTATGCGTCTCCGATCTCCAACCAGTAAATAATACCGATGCCAATGGCTATGAATCTAAAGTTGTTGCTGATGAAACTTCAATTCAGTTCTCTTGTGAAACACAATTGATGCTTGAGCTTGATGAACCATGTGTTGTTACCAAGGGGATTTCCGGACCACTTAGTGAATCCAAGCCAAAGTCTATTGATTTGAGCGATGATAGTCCGATAAGTATATCTACTGCATCCAATCTTGGGGAAAACAACAGCAATCAGAGTACTTTCCCTCGAATGCCATTCAGATCTCAATTACCAG GATAA
- the LOC105789760 gene encoding glycine-rich cell wall structural protein 1.8 isoform X2 — MGIKKIFGVVFFVLLGVGICSAARTLLTLDEVTPHLSSIGHGGANVGVYGNGYLGGGGGGGAGGGGAHANLGEAGAAGYGGGGGKGEGGGGGPAGYGGGGGGGNGGGGASAGGYGGGASGYGGGGGEGGGAGGAGGYGGAGGIGGGGGSGGGGASAGGYGGGASGYGGGGGEGGGAGGAGGAGGAGGHGGGGGSGGGGASAGGYGGGASGYGGGGGEGGGTGGAGGYGGAGGHGGGGGGGSGGGGASAGGYGGGASGYGGGGGEGGGAGGAGGAGGYGGAGGHGGGGGSGGGGASAGGYGGGGAHAGGYGGGEGAGGGFGGAGGHGGGGGGGSGGGGAGVYGAGGAHAEGYGKGGGAGGGEDGGYYP, encoded by the exons ATGGGGATCAAGAAGATATTTGGTGTTGTTTTCTTTGTGCTATTAGGTGTTGGTATTTGTTCCGCAGCTAGAACTCTCCTCACTCTTGATGAAGTAACTCCTCACCTTTCGAGCATTGGTCATGGTGGTGCCAATGTTGGGGTATATGGTAATGGCTACCTTGGAGGAGGAGGTGGAGGAGGTGCAGGAGGTGGCGGTGCCCATGCAAATCTAGGAGAAGCCGGAGCTGCTGGATATGGAGGTGGTGGTGGTAAAGGAGAAGGTGGTGGTGGCGGTCCTGCTGGTTATGGAGGTGGTGGAGGAGGTGGCAATGGTGGTGGTGGAGCTAGTGCAGGTGGATATGGCGGTGGAGCTTCTGGATATGGTGGTGGAGGTGGTGAAGGAGGCGGAGCTGGTGGTGCCGGCGGGTATGGAGGAGCGGGTGGAATTGGAGGTGGTGGTGGTAGTGGTGGTGGCGGAGCTAGTGCAGGTGGATATGGTGGTGGAGCTTCTGGATATGGCGGTGGAGGTGGCGAAGGAGGTGGAGCTGGTGGTGCCGGTGGAGCTGGTGGTGCAGGTGGACATGGAGGTGGTGGCGGTAGTGGTGGCGGCGGAGCTAGTGCAG GTGGATATGGTGGTGGAGCTTCTGGATATGGCGGTGGAGGTGGCGAAGGAGGTGGAACTGGTGGTGCCGGGGGGTATGGAGGAGCAGGTGGACAtggaggtggtggtggtggtggtagtGGTGGCGGCGGAGCTAGTGCAGGTGGATATGGTGGTGGAGCTTCTGGATATGGTGGTGGAGGTGGTGAAGGAGGCGGAGCTGGTGGTGCTGGTGGTGCTGGCGGGTATGGAGGAGCCGGTGGACATGGAGGTGGTGGTGGAAGTGGTGGTGGAGGAGCAAGTGCAGGAGGATATGGTGGTGGAGGGGCACATGCAGGTGGATATGGTGGTGGAGAAGGAGCTGGAGGAGGTTTTGGTGGTGCAGGCGGtcatggtggtggtggtggaggtgGTTCTGGTGGTGGAGGTGCTGGTGTATATGGTGCAGGAGGTGCACATGCAGAAGGATATGGAAAAGGTGGTGGAGCCGGAGGTGGTGAGGATGGTGGCTATTATCCTTAA
- the LOC105789760 gene encoding glycine-rich cell wall structural protein 1.8 isoform X1: MGIKKIFGVVFFVLLGVGICSAARTLLTLDEVTPHLSSIGHGGANVGVYGNGYLGGGGGGGAGGGGAHANLGEAGAAGYGGGGGKGEGGGGGPAGYGGGGGGGNGGGGASAGGYGGGASGYGGGGGEGGGAGGAGGYGGAGGIGGGGGSGGGGASAGGYGGGASGYGGGGGEGGGAGGAGGAGGAGGHGGGGGSGGGGASAGGYGGGASGYGGGGGEGGGAGGAGGAGGAGGHGGGGGSGGGGASTGGYGGGASGYGGGGGEGGGAGGAGGYGGAGGHGGGGGSGGGGASAGGYGGGASGYGGGGGEGGGTGGAGGYGGAGGHGGGGGGGSGGGGASAGGYGGGASGYGGGGGEGGGAGGAGGAGGYGGAGGHGGGGGSGGGGASAGGYGGGGAHAGGYGGGEGAGGGFGGAGGHGGGGGGGSGGGGAGVYGAGGAHAEGYGKGGGAGGGEDGGYYP; the protein is encoded by the coding sequence ATGGGGATCAAGAAGATATTTGGTGTTGTTTTCTTTGTGCTATTAGGTGTTGGTATTTGTTCCGCAGCTAGAACTCTCCTCACTCTTGATGAAGTAACTCCTCACCTTTCGAGCATTGGTCATGGTGGTGCCAATGTTGGGGTATATGGTAATGGCTACCTTGGAGGAGGAGGTGGAGGAGGTGCAGGAGGTGGCGGTGCCCATGCAAATCTAGGAGAAGCCGGAGCTGCTGGATATGGAGGTGGTGGTGGTAAAGGAGAAGGTGGTGGTGGCGGTCCTGCTGGTTATGGAGGTGGTGGAGGAGGTGGCAATGGTGGTGGTGGAGCTAGTGCAGGTGGATATGGCGGTGGAGCTTCTGGATATGGTGGTGGAGGTGGTGAAGGAGGCGGAGCTGGTGGTGCCGGCGGGTATGGAGGAGCGGGTGGAATTGGAGGTGGTGGTGGTAGTGGTGGTGGCGGAGCTAGTGCAGGTGGATATGGTGGTGGAGCTTCTGGATATGGCGGTGGAGGTGGCGAAGGAGGTGGAGCTGGTGGTGCCGGTGGAGCTGGTGGTGCAGGTGGACATGGAGGTGGTGGCGGTAGTGGTGGCGGCGGAGCTAGTGCAGGTGGATATGGTGGTGGAGCTTCTGGATATGGCGGTGGGGGTGGTGAAGGAGGTGGAGCTGGTGGTGCCGGTGGAGCTGGTGGTGCAGGTGGACATGGAGGTGGTGGTGGTAGTGGTGGCGGCGGAGCTAGTACAGGTGGATACGGTGGTGGAGCTTCTGGATATGGTGGTGGAGGTGGTGAAGGAGGCGGAGCTGGTGGTGCCGGCGGGTATGGAGGAGCAGGTGGACATGGAGGTGGTGGTGGTAGTGGTGGCGGTGGAGCTAGTGCAGGTGGATATGGTGGTGGAGCTTCTGGATATGGCGGTGGAGGTGGCGAAGGAGGTGGAACTGGTGGTGCCGGGGGGTATGGAGGAGCAGGTGGACAtggaggtggtggtggtggtggtagtGGTGGCGGCGGAGCTAGTGCAGGTGGATATGGTGGTGGAGCTTCTGGATATGGTGGTGGAGGTGGTGAAGGAGGCGGAGCTGGTGGTGCTGGTGGTGCTGGCGGGTATGGAGGAGCCGGTGGACATGGAGGTGGTGGTGGAAGTGGTGGTGGAGGAGCAAGTGCAGGAGGATATGGTGGTGGAGGGGCACATGCAGGTGGATATGGTGGTGGAGAAGGAGCTGGAGGAGGTTTTGGTGGTGCAGGCGGtcatggtggtggtggtggaggtgGTTCTGGTGGTGGAGGTGCTGGTGTATATGGTGCAGGAGGTGCACATGCAGAAGGATATGGAAAAGGTGGTGGAGCCGGAGGTGGTGAGGATGGTGGCTATTATCCTTAA